From Micropterus dolomieu isolate WLL.071019.BEF.003 ecotype Adirondacks linkage group LG21, ASM2129224v1, whole genome shotgun sequence:
GCTCCCTCATACTGACATTTAAAGAAACTCCAGATATCACCCCTTTGCTACCATTGATTTTTTGTTCTCCAACTCTTATAACCTTAGACACTTTGATTTTTCCAATGATAGTCATCCTCTTTGCTTTCACCACTTGTTCTTCACTACTACACCCTATTAGCAAGTTTCCATCTCCTAATACTTTTGCATATTTTACTTCCCCCACTTGCCCTCGAATGATTTTTGTTAGTTTCAATGGATCGATTTTCTTtactcccccctccccctcaaATCTTATCACTACATTAAGCGCTCCTGCCTTTGGATTCTTCTCTCTCACTTCGCTTAGACtagttgtatttttctttctcttaaacCTACATGCGTTCctgttctctctccttcttACCACGTCTTTCCACCCTTTTCCTCCCCCCCTCATCTACGAAATTTCCCTCTTCCTCACTAAACTCCATACTGTTACTAAcatctgtctccctccctgccATTCTGTCCGAGTTTGTAAGGAACCCCGCAGGACTTCTGTTCCGGACCTACACAGGTCTATACTCCTGCACAGTGTTCCCCACAAAACCCAATTCTACAGTTAGAAAATCGGAATATTCGCTACTTCAACTGGTATACTCAATTTCAAACTCaaagccaaacaaacaaaattgatTTTTTCCCAATCCGAGCCCTCTGTGTTGTGTCAGCCCACTCTACAATGAGCTCTGTCGCTCTGGCCCACTCGAAATCACCCGCTCAACAGAACGTGTTTTTCGAGGCGGACGCGCATTCTCGCGAGAACTAGCAGAGCAAGAGAAAACGGGATATTAGACTAATACAAAAACGTAAACCTTAACGAATGTGATCTACATAGACATTTAGACAGTTTGATGGGTACCGAACAATAATccaagattttttaaaaagctgataCCGGTCTAACCGTTTTTTTTCTAGCCTCGTCGCACAGAGTTGACGTCACGATTAATATACATATGTCGCACTGAAATGAGGTCACAATAGCGTCGCGGCAGCACGTAGCCTCGCCATTTTCGCAGCTCTTTGTGCGCCACTGTCTGCTAAGAGTTTGCGTCTTTTTATCGAGCGATTCGTCGACTCGGGTTTTAAGTCTGtcgcaaaaacaaaaatgcaaggAAACAGAGGCCCCCAGCAGAACCATGGCCCCAACCGCCCGGGAGACCAGAAGAAACCCGGAGGTACAAACACGAACGGCCAGCAGCCTGAGCACAGCGAGCAGACCAATCCCAATGAGGCCTTAACCCTGGACCTGCAGAGCTTCAGGAAGCCCGGGGAGAAAACCTTCACCCAGCGCAGCAGGCTGTTCGTAGGAAACCTGCCAACCGGAGTTACAGAGGAGGATCTCGAGAAGCTGTTCTCCAAGTACGGCAAGGCCAATGAGATCTTTATTAACAAGGAAAGAGGCTTCGGCTTCATCCGCCTGGAGACCAGGATCATAGCAGAGATCGCCAGAGCCGAGCTGGATGATGCTCCGTTCAGAGGCAGACCCATACGGGTGAGGTTCGCAACGCACGGTGCTGCTTTAACTGTGAAAAATTTGCCAGATTTTGTGTCCAATGAGCTGCTGGAGGAGGCCTTTGCGGTGTTTGGTCAGATAGAAAGAGCTGTGGTCATAGTGGATGACAGAGGGAGGCCCACGGGGAAGGGGATAGTGGAGTTCACCTCAAAGCCAGCTGCAAGGAAGGCTCTAGATAAGTGTGGTGACGGAGCCTATCTTCTCACAGCTTTTCCTCGACCTATTACTGTGGAACCTATGGAACAGTTTGATGAAGAGGAGGGGCTGTCAGAAAAGCTCATAAACAAAAACCAGCAGTATCACAAAGAGCGTGAGCAGCCGCCACGATTTGCTCAGCCGGGCTCCTTTGAGTACGAGTACGCCATGCGTTGGAAGGCCCTGATGGAGATGGAGAAGCAGCAGTACGACATGGTGGACCGCAACATGAAGGAGGCTCAGGAGAAGCTGGAGGCCGAGATGGAGGCGGCCAGACACGAGCATCAGGTGATGCTGATGAGGCAGGACCTGCTGAGGCGGCAGGAGGAGCTGCGCAGGATGGAGGAGCTCCACAGCCAGGAGGTGCAGAAGAGGAAACAGGCAGAGCAACGGCAGGAGGAGGAACGccggaggagagaggaggagatgaggatGCGCAATGAGGAGATGATGAAGAGGCAGCAGGAGGGCTTCAGAGGCAACTTCTCTGAAAACAGGGAGCAAGACATAAGGATGCACATGGGCAACCACGGGATGAACAGAAACTCGCTGGGTGGCAATTCTGGTCCTGCTGGGACTCCCGGCATGGTTGCTGAGAGCGCTCCAATGATGCCGGGACCAGGAAACAACAACATGCCCGGAGGAGGCCAGGGTGGCTTTCCCAGAGGCCTCCCAAGCCCCGGAGACTATGGACCTAATAAGCAACGTAGATTTTGAATCACATGTTGTCCCGTCCCGTCCCCCGTCCcccgtcccccccccccttttcatACTCACTGTATTTTAAAGTTCAGGTAGTCCGTGTTactttttgaactttgaaaGCTATtgcatgtattatttttttttactttatttgtatttttgagttaTGTTTTAGTACTAAAATGCCGTAACTCTCCAATCGAGCcatgtgttttactttgtttttcacCTCTAATGTACTTTTCATAGggatagaaaatgtttttgtcctgGACGTTGTTGACTTTTTCTGGAATAAATTCACAATTCCCTAAGAattttgtttgacatttaagTTTTCTCTGCGTCTTTCTAAATGGAAATGTGTCACCCTTTCAGTGTGATCAGTTTTAATCACATAACTCACTAAATGAAGACGTGTTTTATCTTCATCATGCGTAGCAAACATTAGGTCTCTTTCATATGTTATCATGACATttatagcaggaaaagcactgtTGTAATTAATAAGAATGCTCACTGGGACGCAGTGGAACAGAGCCAAAAGTAATGTTATTGATTACTCCTATGCTTTTACTGCTATGGTAACAAAGTGTGTGCCGTTTAAAAAGGCGTGTAATGCTCACCACTTTTTATTGACTGCTGAGTCCCTTGGCAGTTCACCACCTGCCGAACTAGACATATAGTGACTCATCCACTGTGTCGCCAAAGAGGAATCATACCGTGTATGCATACCTTCACAGTGATAGCAACCACAGAATAGATGAACAGAGTCCTTAAATGTAACGAGTCACCGTAACCAACTCTGATTAATGAGACATTACTTCCTCCTGCTGTCGACAGTAGGGGGAAGTATTAAGACGCTGGTCCAATTATCCAACacacattgtcttttttttgtcccaTCCTTAATAAACAGGATGAATGGTCCGTTATCAGTGACGCAGAAGTAAGCTAAAGTTGAACAGACAGCGCTGTGAATTGCTTAATTTAGTTAAAGTTTAAAGGTCAGATTTCATCGATCTCAGCTGTGTAAAACAcaagttttaaatgttttaaaatgctgtttcagCGCACTCCTATTGCAGTATCAACACGTGCCATGTCAGTCATCTGTAACGTCGGCATACATCACGGTCTAGTGTTTGACTTTCATGTATTAAACCTCTCATCTAGAGACCTTTTGAGATGAAACCCAAACAGAAACACCATGCAGAAGTCTGGATTGTAAACAAGAGCTGTGTTGATGGACTGAAACTGTTTAGTCTTGCATAACAGTTCCAGAAGAGCCGGGTTATATCATCATACGTTGAGCTGTTGTGGAGGAGGATCGCAACTGCTCAGTACAAACCAGACATCTGGACCGAAAGTTTAAGAGGCAGTGGTTAATTAGAGAATTCTGAACGTCCTAAAGATGAAAACATCCAGCTGATTTGTCGCCCTCCCTCATAAAAAGAGAGCATCTGATTGTAATTTCAGATATTTAAGGATCCTCCTATCTCCATCACGCACAGGTTTTATATCCTCTCAGAGAGTTTTCAGCTGATAACTGAAAACTCTCTGACTTTTCCGAGGAAACTTACCTTCACCCGAGTCCAAAAAGTCAAGATAATCAGCTTGCTCCACCATCCAGCACAATGAGAGCGCCATAAATAACGACTGATAAGGACTCAGACCATAAAGAGGGGAAAGTGTGATATCTTGAGGTGAGATCAGCAAAAAGTATTtagatagtttttttttttcaactgtaCCTTGGAGGATGAATGGCAACAGATTTTCTACACTGTGTaagatttgtctttttattatcAATCATGAAACAGAAGGTTGTGAGCCTGCACCCTAGACAGCCACAATGATTTGGTAGATATTTGTTACTAattattcttatatattttaacattctGTATACGCATAATTTTATGTGCATAATAATTGAAAGTCTGCatgatgataataattttacatGTAAGATTAAATAAATCAGACTATTCAGCATAGTAAGTGTTTGTACCTTCAATTAGCATTTTTTACTTGTCAGGAACTTTTTGGATGAATTAGTATAACTTACATAATTTTAA
This genomic window contains:
- the nono gene encoding non-POU domain-containing octamer-binding protein → MQGNRGPQQNHGPNRPGDQKKPGGTNTNGQQPEHSEQTNPNEALTLDLQSFRKPGEKTFTQRSRLFVGNLPTGVTEEDLEKLFSKYGKANEIFINKERGFGFIRLETRIIAEIARAELDDAPFRGRPIRVRFATHGAALTVKNLPDFVSNELLEEAFAVFGQIERAVVIVDDRGRPTGKGIVEFTSKPAARKALDKCGDGAYLLTAFPRPITVEPMEQFDEEEGLSEKLINKNQQYHKEREQPPRFAQPGSFEYEYAMRWKALMEMEKQQYDMVDRNMKEAQEKLEAEMEAARHEHQVMLMRQDLLRRQEELRRMEELHSQEVQKRKQAEQRQEEERRRREEEMRMRNEEMMKRQQEGFRGNFSENREQDIRMHMGNHGMNRNSLGGNSGPAGTPGMVAESAPMMPGPGNNNMPGGGQGGFPRGLPSPGDYGPNKQRRF